The Mytilus edulis chromosome 12, xbMytEdul2.2, whole genome shotgun sequence genome contains a region encoding:
- the LOC139497316 gene encoding uncharacterized protein, whose protein sequence is MEAYFDIKARHREVQIIQHSTHLRIEITDMAVLRILGILFCFVAVVNCQICASEAKTEDPFQGKLEDEKGYPKAEIESAYEKLDRDTKSLIDKDAAEMATLSKLDFLPPVSQFSSSLCPHTFVTVYPRGWHFLSSTLGKCWILNRWWNTPLSYAVCSTKSCVGLPCLAKNYRCTPSNYKGYVAWTYCPGKGFGRRWFKLPQCCECQRFKC, encoded by the exons ATGGAAGCTTACTTCGATATAAAGGCAAGGCACCGCGAAGTTCAAATCATACAACACTCGACTCATTTAAGAATAGAAATCACAGATATGGCTGTTCTAAGAATTTTG GggattctgttttgttttgttgctgtTGTTAACTGTCAGATTTGTGCATCAGAGGCTAAAACTGAAGATCCATTTCAAGGAAAATTAGAAGATGAAAAGGGCTATCCAAA AGCTGAAATAGAAAGTGCGTATGAGAAGTTAGACCGGGACACAAAATCACTGATCGATAAAGACGCCGCTGAAATGGCAACTTTGAGTAAACTGGATTTTTTGCCGCCTGT ttcgCAATTTTCATCATCCCTTTGCCCTCACACATTTGTCACAGTCTATCCAAGAGGGTGGCATTTTCTAAGCAGTACTCTAGGAAAGTGTTGGATTCTCAATAGATGGTGGAATACCCCACTCTCATACGCTGTGTGCTC AACAAAATCATGCGTAGGCCTACCGTGTCTTGCTAAAAACTACCGTTGTACACCATCGAACTACAAGGGATACGTAGCTTGGACCTATTGTCCAGGAAAAGGATTCGGTCGCAGATGGTTTAAATTGCCGCAGTGCTGTGAATGTCAAAGATTTAAATGTTGA